In the Pedobacter cryoconitis genome, TTAAATGCTGTAAATAAGGCTTCCTCGTTAACAGTTGTCTTGTACTGTTCAAGCAAGTCTTTTGGGATGATTTGTAAACCCTCAATTACCAGCATGTTCCTGAATTTAGTTATAAAACAAAAAAAGCTTTAAATCTAGATTTAAAGCTTTTTAGGTATTTCAGCGGAGGAAGAGGGATTCGAACCCTCGGTACCGTTGCCAGTACGACAGTTTAGCAAACTGTTCCTTTCGGCCACTCAGGCATCCCTCCGTTTAAATTTGTTACCCGTTTTCCGGGGTTGCAAATATAGTAATACAATCATTAATTCAAAAATATTTTACACATTTTGTAGGTAATCTATACGCACATGATAGATGCTCATAAGCATCGTCTTGAATATCAGCTTTATAGTTTCTATATCTTTTAACGTTAAATCGCAATTATCTAATTGATTTTGTTCCAATTTGTAATTAATGATGCGTTCAACCAGATCATTTATGTTTTGGGCGTTAGGATTTTTGATACTTCTTGAGGCTGCTTCGACCGAATCGGCCAGCATTAACACCCCTGTTTCCTTAGAAAAAGGGATAGGACCAGGGTAACGGAAGATATTTTCGTCCACAAATTTCTCTGGAGAATTCTTCAGGAAGGACTGGTAGAAATAATCTACACGTGTATTTCCATGGTGCGTTCTGATAAAGTCAATCACACTTTCCGGCAATTGATGTCTTCTGGTAATTTCAATTCCTTTATGGACGTGCTTAATGATAATCTGTGCGCTCTGTTCGTAAGGTAATTTATCATGCGGGCTCAGGGTCGTATTCTGATTCTCTATAAAATATTGAGGATTCTCAATTTTACCAATATCATGGTACAAAGCACCAGCTCTGACCAGCAGGGAATTTCCACCGATTTTGAAGATTGCTGCTTCAGCTAAATTCGCTACCTGTAACGAGTGCTGGAATGTACCCGGGGCTTTAAATGCAAGCTCTCTTAATAGCTTGTTATTTGTGTTTGTCAGCTCGATTAATGCAACATCAGAAGTAATACCGAATACACGCTCAAAAGCATAGATCAGTGGATAAGCTAATAAAGATAAAAGTACACTGATAATGAAAGGAACAAAGTTCATCCACTCAATTTCCTGGAACGAACCATCCCTTAATAAGGCGATTCCGACAAAACAGATAAAATAAGCCGTTAAGATGAATAAAGCAGATAATAACAATTGCTCTCTTTTGATCAGGTTTCTGATACTATAAATTGCAACCATACCCGCAGTCACCTGGTAAAAGACAAATTCAAAACTATTAGGGACAAAGAAGCCCGCTATCAGGATAACAAGCAAATGCAGGTACAAGGCAAGGCGTGTATCAAATAATATCCTGATGATGATCGGAACGATACAGAACGGGATATAATAAAGGCTAGGCAGGTTAAGCTTGATAGACCAGGTCAGTGCAAGCAGCAGCATGGTAATGATCAATAATAACAATGATAACTGCCTGTTATCACTAAAAATATCTTTTCGGAACATCGAAAGGAAGACCATCAATAAACTCAGGATAAAACCTACCAATAAGATCTGGCCCAGGTAAACTAACTTGCTATCCCCAATAGTCTTGGTTTGTGCTTCATACGTTTCTTTGAAAGATTGAAGCTTCTGAAATACCTCATCATCGATCACATTATTTTTAGCGATGATCAATTCTCCTTTTTGAACCATTCCACGAGTCGTAGAAAGGCTGTTTATGGTGTTATTTTGTACAATTGCAGTCAACTTCTCATCAAAAACAATGTTTGGTTGTAAATGATCCTCAACCAGGTTCATCACGACCTCTTTTTCTTTGACTTTAGTCGAAGTAAAAGTTGTATTGAAATAATCAAGCGCTGTTTGTACCGTAAATGCATCCTGTGTGCTGATTGTCTTTGAAATATTATTATTTAACAGCGAGATATCGTAATACTTGCGGCCTTTCTGATGCTTCGGATTGACTGCTATAATTCCCTTTTCATAAATGCTTTTTAATAATTTAAGCGAGGCTATTTTATTCGGTATTTTTTCTTCTTCAGGAAAAGCATTTCCACGCCATTTTACATCAAACTCATTGCTATAAGCTTCTTCAACTGCCGTATATAGCTCAGGACTGTACCGGTAAATTGGAAGGACGTTCTCCAATGCGTCCTGTTTATCTGTGGTAACCTGCGGATTAGTCTTCAAAATGGCGAAACTAAATGGAGAGACAAGGTCTTTGTTCAACCAAACTTTACCCTTTTGAAATTCATACCTGAAACGCGGTTGTTTAGGTAAAAAGAACGTAATGATAAGTACAGTCAGCACCATCATAATATATTTAATATTAGAAGAATACTTTCTGTAAAGGATTTTATGGGAATTCTTTTTGATTTTAGCCAAAATGGTGAAGGTTTTTTATTGTACAAAAATAAGATTTTTTAATGAATATGACCGTGTTACCAATAAATACGGGATCAAGCTTGATTACATCTGTCTTATTATAACTATTTTTGATGAAATTTTTAACCATGCAGCAAAGTGTCCTGATTATTGATGATGAAAAAAAGATATGTAGTCTTTTAGCAAGAATTATAGAATTAGAAGGATTTACAGTGTATCAGGCCAATACAGGGAAAGAAGGACTTAAGGTGCTGGCTAATCAGGAAGTCCATGTAGTGATCAGTGATGTGAAACTACCGGATGTAAATGGCGTAGAGCTGGTTAAACAAATTAAAGAGATAAAACCTTATGCAGAAGTTATCAATCTGACTGCTTTCGGAACCATTCAGGATGGTGTAAAAGCGATGCGTAACGGTGCATTTGATTACATCACTAAAGGAGATGATAATGATAAGATCATTCCATTAGTCTATAAAGCGATGGATAAGGCCAAACTCCAATACAGAGTCTTTGAGCTGGAATCTAAAATACAAAAGCAATACGATTTCAATTCTATACTTGGACAGTCCAAAACTATTTTAGCAGCGGTAGACCTGGCCCGCAGAGTTGCGCCAACAGACACGACCGTATTACTGCTGGGAGAAACGGGGACAGGTAAGGAAGTTTTTGCACAAGCCATACATTTTGAAAGCGAGCGCAAAGTAAAGCCATTTGTTGCTCTAAACTGCAGCGGCTTTAATCCGGACCTGCTCGAAAGTGAACTGTTTGGGTATAAACAAGGAGCTTTTACAGGAGCTCAGAAAGATAAAAAAGGATTACTGCAAGAAGCAAATGAAGGAACACTCTTTTTGGATGAAATAGGAGAAATGAACCTTGATTTACAAGCTAAACTTTTAAGGGTACTGGAAAATCAAACCTTTATCAAAGTAGGGGATACCCAAACCACTAAAGTAAATGTCCGGATTATAGCTGCAACGAACAGGGATTTGAAAACCGAAGCAGAAGAAGGCCGTTTCAGGCTGGATCTGTTTTACAGGTTATCTGTCTTTTCCATAGAGCTTCCTTCTTTAAATGAAAGAAAGGGCGATGTACTGCTGATTGCGAAATATTATCTGAAGCAATTTGCTGCTAAAGTAAATAAACCAGACTTTACGATGGATGAACAGTTTAGCGAAAACCTGCTTAACCATGTTTGGAAAGGGAATATCAGAGAATTGAAAAATGTCATAGAAAGAGTAGTCATTCTATCTGACGGTCAAATCCTGAATGCAAGTTTGCTCCCTTATGAATTTCACCATGGCGCAGCTGAAGGCGACGGGATGAAAATGGAGACTGTAGAAAAAATGCATATCATTAAAGTATTAAAGTATACAGGTAATAATAAAACTGAAACCTCCCGTTTACTGGGAATAGGATTAACTACGCTTTATCGTAAACTGGAAGAATATCATATCTCTTAATCAATTATATAAACTTTAGCCATTCAATGATAGCGAATTTTAATGAAGAACATGCTTTCCCGATCGGGCGTTATGTTCCAGCCGAAACTTATACACCACAATCCCTTAACTCCTGGATAAATTCTATCAAATCTCTCCCTTTGCTACTGGATTATTGTATCGAAAACCTCGATGAAGCACAATTGAATGTACCCTATAGAGAAGGGGGCTGGAATACCATACAGGTAATTCATCATATAGCCGATAGTCATATGAACGCCTATATCAGGTTGAAACTGGCGCTGACAGAAGATCGTCCTACCATTAAACCTTATGAAGAACAACTTTGGGCAGAGTTGCCTGATGTTACGGATGTGCCTTTAAATGTTTCCATCACCCTGGTACACGCTTTACACCGCCGCTGGACATCTTTGCTATTACAAATGACAGATGAGGACTGGAAACGTGAATATCATCATCCCGCATCTGATACTTATGTCCCATTATGGCAGATGACAAGTCTATATAACTGGCACGGCAAACACCATGCTGAACAGATCTTATCATTGCGTAAAAGAATGGGCTGGTAGCTTAAAGCTGCGGATAAATCAGCAGTTTAGTCTGTGACTCAAATAGATGTTCCAGTTTACGCTGCGTATAAGTAAGTGAAAGCAAGTAAGTTGTTTCCAGCTTTCTATCCAGCACAACAATCATGAAATCATCAGGCATGATCCTTTCCTTTAATTTTCTCCAGTCTTTCCAGATTTCTGTGGAATCGAATTTAAAACTGACACTCGATTTCATCAGCAGTAACGCATGTTCAATATGTTTTTTCGTAGACTCGTCACAAAAGCAATCTACAGATAGACTCAGCTCAACACTCAGTTTACAAACCTTGGCAAGCCATACTTGCATATTCTTCTCCATTAAATAAGCTGGTGGACAAACCAATTGGATGCTGGTATGTACAGTAATCGGCTTATGCAAATGCAGGATAAATAAATTTGCTGGTGAGTTTTCAATCAGTGCAGCAGACTTGTCTCCTAAAAACTTATCAATAACGGTGTTCTTCCTCGGCCATCCGCTAATGATAATATTCGCAGATTTTTCCTTGGCAATCCGCAGCACACCACTCGAAACGTTGTGATCCAAAGTAGCAATCACTTTGACCATCGTATCATTTCCAGAAGCATATTTGGCAGAATCATTCAGCTTTTTACGGGCGATAAGCAAGTTTGCCTGTGCATTATCACTATCCGGCACAACTGACAATAAATTAATGGGCTGATCAGAATTCTTATCTTTAAACAATACTGCAAGATCCAGCATGGTGTTCATATTGTTGAAATCTGCAATAGGAATTAAGATATTCTCTTGATTTTGAATCATCTCCGGCCCAGTAAGCTCTTCTTCAGAAACAATGTTCCTGCTAGCTTTCTCCGTTGCAAAAGAAGCAAATACGCAAGTAACCAGGATCAGGATAATAGTTCCGTTCAGGATATTGTCATCAATAATTTTTGCCTGGTAACCCACTAAGATAATCGCTAATGTAGCCGCCGCATGGGCACTGCTTAAACCGAAAATAAGCAAACGCTGGTTTTTAGTATACTTGAAAATCCACTGTGTTAGAGTAGCCGAAAAATATTTACCAACTATAGCAACTACTGTTAAAGCACCAGCAACAATCAAGGCATCAGGCCCCCTGAAAAGTACACGTAAATCAACAAGCATCCCCACGCTGATCAGGAAAAAAGGGATAAACAAAGCATTACCCACAAACTCAATTCTGTTCATCAGGATAGACGAATGGGGAATCAGCCTGTTTAAAGCCAGCCCAGCTACGAAAGCTCCGATAATAGGTTCGATACCCGCAAGCTGCGCTAAGAAAGCAGAGAAGAAAACGACCGATAAAACAAAAATATAGTGAGAAGTCTTTTCACTTTCCAGTTTAGTAAAGAACCATTTCGCAATTTTTGGGATGACAATAAATACCGTTGCAGTAAAAATAGTCAGGGATATAGCCAGCTGAATCCAGAAAGAACTGTTCAGCTCACCCTCCACAGAACCCATAATCACGGCCAGGATAATTAACACCGCAGTATCTGTCAGAATCGTACCTCCAACAGTAACCGCTACCGCTTCATTTTTAGCAATTCCGAATTTATTGACAATAGGATAGGCTACCAGCGTATGCGTAGCAAACATGCTTGCCGTTAAAATGGAAGTCAGTAAAGAATAATGCAGCAAATAATAGCAGACCGGAAAACCAATTAAAATAGGAACAGCAAAGGTCAGAAACCCGAATATAAAACTCTTGTGCTTTTTCTTCTTAAACTCTGCCAGGTCAAGCTCAATACCCGCAATAAACATGATGTACAATAAACCGATGGTTGCAAAAAGCTCTATCGCAGAGTTTTTCTTCAGGATATTGAAACCATTGGGGCCGATCAGGATTCCGGCGATAATAAACCCTACAATGCCAGGGATTTTGATTCTGCCCAGTAAAATCGGGGCAATCAGGATAATAAACAGTAATAAAGAAAATATCAGTACCGGATTGGTAAAAGGAAGCTGGAACTGCTTGGTGATATGGTCAAAAATATTTGTGTGCATATATTCATTATGAATTATTTTACCAATTTGTTAACTACCTTATTTAAGGTTAATCCCTGCACGATAATCGAAAATATAACAATGATATAACTGGCCGAAACAATCAGGGCTTTATACGGAGAATCTGGTAAAGATAAAGCAAGTGCAACAGAAATCCCGCCTCTTAATCCTGCCCAGATCAGAATGCCCAGCTTGTTATAATCAGTCTTTAAAGATCTTCTCATCAAAATACTTGGTACAGCAATACTCAAGCCTCTGGCAATCAGTACAAAAAATACAGAAAGTAAACTAATCAACCAGTAGTTATTGAAGAAAGGAATCACTACGATTTGCAATCCAATCATTACAAAAAGGATCGTATTCAGCAAATCATCGATTAATCCCCAAACCTTATCTAATATATCTTTAAGATCTATAGTATCCGCATTTTCTCCTAATTTCATGTTGCTTAACATCAATCCGGCGGTAACCGCTGCCAAAGGGATAGATACGTGCAATAAACCACCGACTACAGAAATCCCCATCACCATAGCGAGCGTAATCATTAAGATCGTTTGCAACTCATCTACCTTTTTAACCAGTCTGGTGCATAAATAACCTGAGGCCACACCCAATAATATACCGCCAAATACTTCCTGTGCAAATAACAAAGAAGAATGTGACCAGGAAAAAGCTATATCCGTATTTTCAGTAAGCTCCCGCAGGGTTACAAATAAAAGGATACCCACACCATCATTAAACAATGATTCACCACCAATGATGGTTTCCAGTGAAGGTGGGATTTTGGATTTCTTTAAGACTGACAATACAGCCACAGGATCGGTAGGGGAGATCAGCGCACCAAACAGGAAACAATACATTAACGGGATTTCTATATGCAAAAAAGAAGCTGCCCAGAAAAACAGAAAACCAAATATTGTTGTACATCCGATTACACCTACCGTACTCAAAATAAGTACCGGTCTTTTTTGTGCTTTAAGCTTTTCATAATCGAAATGTAATGCACTGGCGAAAAGTAAAAATGCCAGCATCACATCCAATAA is a window encoding:
- a CDS encoding cation:proton antiporter, which gives rise to MDTFTTITILVTISALISYLNHRYVKLPGTIGIMVIAISLSVLILITGKTFPAAYNFISELTSSIDFTKTLLDVMLAFLLFASALHFDYEKLKAQKRPVLILSTVGVIGCTTIFGFLFFWAASFLHIEIPLMYCFLFGALISPTDPVAVLSVLKKSKIPPSLETIIGGESLFNDGVGILLFVTLRELTENTDIAFSWSHSSLLFAQEVFGGILLGVASGYLCTRLVKKVDELQTILMITLAMVMGISVVGGLLHVSIPLAAVTAGLMLSNMKLGENADTIDLKDILDKVWGLIDDLLNTILFVMIGLQIVVIPFFNNYWLISLLSVFFVLIARGLSIAVPSILMRRSLKTDYNKLGILIWAGLRGGISVALALSLPDSPYKALIVSASYIIVIFSIIVQGLTLNKVVNKLVK
- a CDS encoding YfiT family bacillithiol transferase; translation: MIANFNEEHAFPIGRYVPAETYTPQSLNSWINSIKSLPLLLDYCIENLDEAQLNVPYREGGWNTIQVIHHIADSHMNAYIRLKLALTEDRPTIKPYEEQLWAELPDVTDVPLNVSITLVHALHRRWTSLLLQMTDEDWKREYHHPASDTYVPLWQMTSLYNWHGKHHAEQILSLRKRMGW
- a CDS encoding HD family phosphohydrolase, producing the protein MAKIKKNSHKILYRKYSSNIKYIMMVLTVLIITFFLPKQPRFRYEFQKGKVWLNKDLVSPFSFAILKTNPQVTTDKQDALENVLPIYRYSPELYTAVEEAYSNEFDVKWRGNAFPEEEKIPNKIASLKLLKSIYEKGIIAVNPKHQKGRKYYDISLLNNNISKTISTQDAFTVQTALDYFNTTFTSTKVKEKEVVMNLVEDHLQPNIVFDEKLTAIVQNNTINSLSTTRGMVQKGELIIAKNNVIDDEVFQKLQSFKETYEAQTKTIGDSKLVYLGQILLVGFILSLLMVFLSMFRKDIFSDNRQLSLLLLIITMLLLALTWSIKLNLPSLYYIPFCIVPIIIRILFDTRLALYLHLLVILIAGFFVPNSFEFVFYQVTAGMVAIYSIRNLIKREQLLLSALFILTAYFICFVGIALLRDGSFQEIEWMNFVPFIISVLLSLLAYPLIYAFERVFGITSDVALIELTNTNNKLLRELAFKAPGTFQHSLQVANLAEAAIFKIGGNSLLVRAGALYHDIGKIENPQYFIENQNTTLSPHDKLPYEQSAQIIIKHVHKGIEITRRHQLPESVIDFIRTHHGNTRVDYFYQSFLKNSPEKFVDENIFRYPGPIPFSKETGVLMLADSVEAASRSIKNPNAQNINDLVERIINYKLEQNQLDNCDLTLKDIETIKLIFKTMLMSIYHVRIDYLQNV
- a CDS encoding cation:proton antiporter; its protein translation is MHTNIFDHITKQFQLPFTNPVLIFSLLLFIILIAPILLGRIKIPGIVGFIIAGILIGPNGFNILKKNSAIELFATIGLLYIMFIAGIELDLAEFKKKKHKSFIFGFLTFAVPILIGFPVCYYLLHYSLLTSILTASMFATHTLVAYPIVNKFGIAKNEAVAVTVGGTILTDTAVLIILAVIMGSVEGELNSSFWIQLAISLTIFTATVFIVIPKIAKWFFTKLESEKTSHYIFVLSVVFFSAFLAQLAGIEPIIGAFVAGLALNRLIPHSSILMNRIEFVGNALFIPFFLISVGMLVDLRVLFRGPDALIVAGALTVVAIVGKYFSATLTQWIFKYTKNQRLLIFGLSSAHAAATLAIILVGYQAKIIDDNILNGTIILILVTCVFASFATEKASRNIVSEEELTGPEMIQNQENILIPIADFNNMNTMLDLAVLFKDKNSDQPINLLSVVPDSDNAQANLLIARKKLNDSAKYASGNDTMVKVIATLDHNVSSGVLRIAKEKSANIIISGWPRKNTVIDKFLGDKSAALIENSPANLFILHLHKPITVHTSIQLVCPPAYLMEKNMQVWLAKVCKLSVELSLSVDCFCDESTKKHIEHALLLMKSSVSFKFDSTEIWKDWRKLKERIMPDDFMIVVLDRKLETTYLLSLTYTQRKLEHLFESQTKLLIYPQL
- a CDS encoding sigma-54-dependent transcriptional regulator, whose product is MQQSVLIIDDEKKICSLLARIIELEGFTVYQANTGKEGLKVLANQEVHVVISDVKLPDVNGVELVKQIKEIKPYAEVINLTAFGTIQDGVKAMRNGAFDYITKGDDNDKIIPLVYKAMDKAKLQYRVFELESKIQKQYDFNSILGQSKTILAAVDLARRVAPTDTTVLLLGETGTGKEVFAQAIHFESERKVKPFVALNCSGFNPDLLESELFGYKQGAFTGAQKDKKGLLQEANEGTLFLDEIGEMNLDLQAKLLRVLENQTFIKVGDTQTTKVNVRIIAATNRDLKTEAEEGRFRLDLFYRLSVFSIELPSLNERKGDVLLIAKYYLKQFAAKVNKPDFTMDEQFSENLLNHVWKGNIRELKNVIERVVILSDGQILNASLLPYEFHHGAAEGDGMKMETVEKMHIIKVLKYTGNNKTETSRLLGIGLTTLYRKLEEYHIS